A region of uncultured Carboxylicivirga sp. DNA encodes the following proteins:
- a CDS encoding DegT/DnrJ/EryC1/StrS family aminotransferase encodes MEQHKMVDLHSQYLRLKDDIDKAMTDVLEQTSFINGPAVKVFQSNLEKYLHVKHVIPCANGTDALQIALMALDLQPGDEVITSTFTFIATVEVIALLKLKPVLVDVDPDSFTLLPEEVEKAITPRTKAIIPVHLFGQGADMNAIMSIAKEHQLKVIEDNAQAIGCEYKINGSTTKLGTIGDIGCTSFFPSKNLGCFGDGGACFTNSDSLAEKMRMIVNHGSQKKYYHQIIGVNSRLDTLQAAVLDVKLGHLDEFNNRRKAAAKWYDKELKEIDNLAIPVRNPDSDHIFHQYTLKVKNGRRDKLQNFLKENNIPSMVYYPVPLHQQEAFAAYQDSDSILPNAEELSSQVLSLPMHTELSDEQLLDITSTIKRFFNHDQ; translated from the coding sequence ATGGAACAGCATAAAATGGTAGACCTGCACAGTCAATACTTACGTCTTAAAGATGACATTGACAAAGCGATGACTGATGTTTTAGAACAGACATCTTTCATTAATGGGCCTGCTGTCAAAGTATTTCAATCCAATCTTGAGAAATACCTACATGTTAAGCATGTTATCCCATGCGCCAATGGAACAGATGCTCTGCAAATCGCTCTTATGGCTTTGGATCTTCAACCTGGTGATGAAGTAATCACTTCTACATTTACTTTTATTGCAACAGTTGAAGTTATTGCCCTATTAAAATTAAAACCTGTTTTGGTAGATGTAGATCCTGACTCCTTCACATTACTTCCTGAAGAAGTTGAAAAGGCAATTACACCGAGAACAAAAGCAATCATTCCGGTTCACCTGTTCGGTCAGGGTGCTGATATGAATGCAATAATGAGTATTGCAAAAGAACATCAATTAAAAGTTATTGAAGACAATGCCCAAGCCATAGGTTGTGAATATAAAATAAATGGAAGCACAACAAAACTTGGTACAATTGGTGATATTGGCTGCACATCCTTTTTTCCTTCCAAAAACTTAGGATGTTTTGGTGATGGAGGTGCCTGCTTCACAAATAGTGATTCTTTGGCGGAAAAAATGCGAATGATTGTCAATCATGGTTCCCAAAAGAAATATTACCATCAGATTATCGGAGTAAACTCCAGACTTGACACTTTGCAAGCTGCTGTTTTAGATGTTAAACTGGGTCATTTGGATGAATTTAATAATAGACGTAAAGCTGCAGCAAAATGGTATGATAAGGAATTAAAAGAGATAGATAATCTTGCCATTCCTGTTCGAAATCCGGACTCCGATCATATTTTTCATCAGTACACTCTAAAAGTCAAGAATGGCAGGAGAGATAAATTACAAAACTTTTTGAAAGAAAATAATATACCATCCATGGTATATTATCCAGTTCCTTTGCATCAGCAAGAAGCTTTTGCTGCATATCAGGATTCTGATTCAATACTGCCTAACGCTGAAGAACTAAGCTCTCAAGTTCTCTCGTTGCCAATGCATACTGAGCTATCTGATGAGCAACTATTAGATATTACATCAACTATAAAACGCTTTTTTAATCATGACCAATAA
- a CDS encoding acyltransferase has product MTNKQYFAHETAVIDSPCIIGKDVKIWHFSHIMPNCVIGDNCNIGQNVVISPDVKLGKNVKVQNNVSIYTGVICEDDVFLGPSMVFTNVINPRSAIDRRRQYQKTIVKKGATIGANATIVCGHDIGEYAFIGAGAVVTKTIPPYALVVGNPSKQIGWMSEFGHQLQFNEQGIATCPESNDKYILEENNVRKLPK; this is encoded by the coding sequence ATGACCAATAAGCAATATTTTGCCCATGAGACAGCGGTAATTGATTCTCCATGCATCATTGGGAAAGATGTTAAAATATGGCACTTTTCTCATATTATGCCTAACTGTGTAATTGGTGACAACTGTAATATTGGACAGAACGTGGTTATTTCGCCGGATGTAAAACTTGGCAAAAATGTAAAAGTCCAGAATAATGTTTCCATTTATACAGGCGTTATTTGTGAAGATGATGTATTTTTAGGTCCGTCAATGGTTTTTACCAATGTGATTAATCCACGAAGTGCCATTGACAGAAGAAGACAATATCAAAAAACAATAGTGAAAAAAGGGGCTACTATTGGAGCCAACGCCACCATTGTTTGCGGACACGACATTGGCGAATATGCTTTTATTGGTGCCGGAGCCGTTGTAACTAAAACCATACCTCCATATGCTTTGGTCGTTGGTAATCCATCCAAGCAAATTGGTTGGATGAGTGAGTTTGGTCATCAGTTACAATTTAATGAACAAGGAATAGCCACCTGCCCTGAAAGTAATGACAAATACATTCTGGAGGAAAATAACGTAAGAAAGTTACCAAAATAA
- a CDS encoding Gfo/Idh/MocA family oxidoreductase, translated as MSTNQKIKFAVIGLGHIGKRHSEMIKRNEDAELIAVCDIKPKEELNWQEDVPFYTSISELINNHPDVDVVNICTPNGLHAEQAIEALEAKKHVVVEKPMALSKADAEKVIFKALQMSKQVFAVMQNRYSPPSVWLKEMVEAKRLGDIFMVQLNCYWNRDDRYYSKGNWHGNRELDGGTLFTQFSHFIDIMYWLFGDITNIQGNFKDFAHQKSTDFEDSGFVTFDFINGGSGSLNYSTAVWDKNLESSITIIGSQGTVKVSGQYMNEVVECHVKDYEMPVLAESNPPNDYGPYKGSAANHHYVIDNVVEVIKGNTTITTNALEGLKVVDIIERIYLNKPANL; from the coding sequence ATGAGTACGAATCAAAAAATAAAATTTGCCGTAATAGGCCTGGGACATATTGGCAAGCGTCATTCAGAAATGATCAAACGCAATGAAGATGCTGAGCTTATTGCCGTATGCGATATCAAACCAAAAGAAGAGTTAAACTGGCAGGAGGATGTTCCTTTTTACACTTCAATCAGTGAATTAATAAATAATCATCCTGATGTGGATGTTGTAAACATATGCACTCCTAACGGTCTGCATGCCGAGCAGGCAATTGAAGCTTTAGAGGCAAAAAAACATGTTGTCGTTGAAAAACCAATGGCATTGAGCAAAGCCGACGCTGAAAAAGTAATCTTCAAGGCGCTACAAATGTCAAAACAGGTATTTGCTGTGATGCAAAATCGCTATTCTCCTCCAAGTGTCTGGCTTAAAGAAATGGTAGAAGCGAAAAGATTGGGTGACATTTTTATGGTTCAACTTAATTGCTACTGGAATCGTGATGATCGTTATTATAGCAAAGGAAACTGGCATGGTAACAGAGAGCTGGATGGGGGTACATTATTCACACAGTTCTCTCATTTTATTGACATCATGTACTGGCTTTTTGGAGACATCACCAATATTCAAGGAAATTTTAAAGATTTTGCACATCAAAAATCCACAGATTTTGAAGACAGTGGATTTGTAACTTTTGACTTTATCAATGGCGGATCAGGCAGCTTGAATTACAGCACTGCTGTGTGGGACAAAAATCTTGAAAGTAGTATAACAATAATCGGCAGTCAGGGAACCGTTAAAGTATCAGGTCAGTATATGAATGAGGTTGTTGAGTGCCATGTTAAAGATTATGAGATGCCTGTTTTGGCAGAATCAAATCCGCCGAATGATTATGGACCTTATAAAGGATCTGCAGCCAATCATCATTACGTTATTGATAATGTTGTTGAAGTAATAAAAGGAAATACAACTATAACAACCAATGCTCTTGAAGGCCTTAAAGTGGTTGATATCATCGAAAGAATTTATCTAAACAAACCAGCCAATTTATAA
- a CDS encoding nucleotide sugar dehydrogenase, translating to MLEKLLNKEIKLSVIGLGYVGLPIALEFARKMSVIGFDIKQDRVDLMRNKIDPSNELVSEDFDGCDIHFTANPENLKEANFHVVAVPTPINQHNLPDLTPLLGATRTVGKALKKGDIVVFESTVYPGCTEEDCVPILEAESGLKFNVDFKVGYSPERINPGDKEHTLTKILKIVSGSDAESAEIIEAVYSSIIKAGIHKASCIKVAEAAKIIENTQRDVNIALMNELSLIFDRMNINTFEVLEAAGTKWNFLKFFPGLVGGHCIGVDPYYLTYKANELGYHSKIITGGRTINDSMGAYVAKTLVKKMISNGNKINGAKVLLMGATFKENVSDIRNSKVADVVNELKSFSVKVDVIDPHASSEELMHEYGYGLIDEIKDKYNGIIVAVNHTDYINLDEAYFKSIMVDEGVFVDVKGIYRGKIKDLTYWSL from the coding sequence ATGTTAGAGAAACTACTAAATAAAGAAATTAAGCTGTCCGTAATAGGACTTGGTTATGTAGGATTACCAATTGCTCTGGAATTTGCAAGAAAAATGTCGGTTATAGGCTTTGATATTAAGCAAGACCGTGTTGATCTAATGCGAAACAAAATAGATCCAAGTAATGAATTAGTTAGCGAAGACTTTGATGGTTGTGATATACACTTTACCGCAAATCCGGAAAATCTAAAAGAAGCCAACTTTCATGTGGTTGCGGTTCCAACACCTATCAATCAACATAATTTACCTGATCTGACTCCTTTATTAGGTGCAACCAGAACAGTTGGTAAAGCACTTAAAAAAGGTGATATCGTAGTCTTCGAATCGACGGTTTACCCAGGTTGTACCGAAGAAGATTGTGTACCTATTTTGGAAGCTGAATCGGGATTAAAATTTAATGTTGATTTCAAGGTAGGTTATAGTCCTGAGAGAATTAATCCTGGAGATAAAGAACACACGCTTACCAAAATATTAAAAATTGTATCCGGTAGTGATGCTGAATCAGCAGAAATTATTGAAGCTGTTTATTCCAGCATTATTAAAGCCGGTATTCATAAAGCAAGCTGCATTAAAGTTGCTGAAGCTGCAAAGATTATTGAAAACACTCAGCGTGATGTTAACATTGCTTTGATGAATGAATTGTCGTTGATATTTGACAGAATGAATATCAATACCTTTGAAGTACTTGAAGCTGCAGGTACCAAATGGAACTTCCTTAAGTTCTTCCCAGGTTTAGTTGGAGGTCACTGTATTGGTGTTGACCCATACTACCTGACTTATAAAGCCAATGAGTTGGGTTATCATTCAAAAATCATAACAGGAGGGCGCACCATTAATGACTCAATGGGTGCATACGTTGCCAAAACACTTGTTAAGAAAATGATTTCGAATGGCAATAAAATTAATGGAGCTAAAGTTCTGTTGATGGGTGCCACCTTTAAGGAAAATGTAAGTGATATTAGAAATTCAAAGGTAGCTGACGTTGTTAACGAGCTAAAATCATTTAGTGTGAAGGTTGATGTGATTGACCCTCATGCTTCTTCTGAAGAATTAATGCACGAATATGGTTATGGTCTGATAGATGAAATCAAGGATAAATACAATGGTATTATTGTGGCAGTTAACCATACTGACTATATAAACCTTGATGAAGCTTATTTCAAATCCATTATGGTTGACGAAGGTGTTTTTGTTGATGTGAAAGGCATTTATCGTGGAAAGATAAAAGACTTGACATACTGGAGTTTATAA